TGTTTGCATGTCAGTATATAAATAGGAGTGCCGTTACCATTAACTGTTGTTAATAGTGCACCTGTGAAAAAATAGAATTTATGATTTGTAAGGCCGGTACAGATCACGCTGCAGCTCTTTGTGGGCCGCCTTTGCGTGATAAGGCAATTTCTTTAGCCATAGTAGCAATGCCTGCCAGTGGATCATCCAGATCACCTTGAGCGTAATCAGTGGAAAGCTGAAAAAATAATACAGCAACATTCCATCTGTCAATGGTTTCCTTTCTCCTTTTAATGTGCTGATTAGAAATCGTTCTCCATTCTTGTGACAATCATCGATGCGTATATTCAATTCTTCGCCTGGTATGCCTAAATCGAAATCGAATTGTGTATCTAAATCTGAGAAGGGAGAGACGTAGAAGTACTTTCCTGTGTTCAGACGAAACCCTTTCCGGGTGCGGGTTGTGTTATCCAGTAGATATGGTTTTAGCTCCCCGAATGTATTGCATACTTCTACCACGGAACAAACAGGGTGACCCTGTATATCATAACAGTAATAGAACGAAACCGGATTAAACTGATAGCCGAACGTACATAAATTGGTCAGTAGCATGATACGGCCAACCGGTGTTGTAATGCCCTGCTGTTGAAGGTATGAAAGGAGTTGCTCGCGTACGTTTCCTGTGCTTATCTGCAGATGGTCCTGATCGCGGAAATTGAATAAGTTAAACCGGTTCCTGCTCATGAAGCGAAGCTTTCCTGACAGATAGTCTACTTCATCCAGATCGATGTAAAACATAAACACCTGGTAGCTGAACTGATGACGCTTTGGCGACAACCGGTGATGCATGACCTGTGCCCTGTATAAACATGAATGAATTCCGATCATGAAATTACTTACGGAATAAAGCCCTGGATGGATTAAATAACTGTCCGCTTTAACAAATGAGAGCAAAGATTTACAGCACTTGTAAAAGCATCTTCGTGGAATCCATATCTAAAATAACTACCGCAATAATAAACAGGTCCATTTGCATTCAGTTGTGGTAAATCTGCTTGGACGGCAATAGCGGCCAGATCAAATAGTGGATGCTCATAGTCTATTTCTTTGATGATTTTATCAGCATCGAGCAGTGCATGTGGGTTGATGGAAACAAAGTAGTTCTTCTTTTCAGATACGCCCTGGAGCCTATTCATCCAGTAAATGGTACTGGGTTGCTCATCTTCTATACGATAGTTCCAGGCGCTCCAGGCCCGTTTTTTAGCCGGCATTGTTTTCTCATCCGTATGCAATACCGCTTTGTTGTATTGGTATTTGAAAGCAGAGAGTAATTGCTGTTCCATGTTAGTAGGTGCCTCCAGTAATCTTAAAGCCTGATCGCCGTGGCAGGCCAGTATTACACGGTCGTATTGCTGGGCTGTGCCGTCTGATGCATATACGGTTACTTTTCCATCAGGCATCCGCGTTACTTTCACGGCTTTCCTGTTAATGTGAATACGATCTCTGAATGGGGCGATTAGAATCTCCCGGTATGATTGGCTGCCTTTGTCCAGTGTATACCACTGGTGCTGTGTATGCAGGCCCAGGAAACCGTGATTGTAAAAGAACCGGATGAGTGTGACTGCGGGGAAGTCCAGCATCTGCTGCATAGGGGTAGACCATACGGCGGAACTCATGGGAACGAGGTATTTCCAGAGCATATCGTCGCCAAAGCCACCTTCGCGGATGTACTGGCCGATCGTATAATTCGCATATTGGGGATTATTCAGTATCTGCACGCTCTCCTTATTGAAGCGGGCAATCTGCATCAGCATCCTGATATACGAAGGCTTGAAAATGTTCCTGCGCTGCGCAAATAGGTGATTGATGCTGGAGCCGCTGTATTCAAGACCGGAAGGTATGTGCTGTACGCTGAAAGACATGTTTGTCTTTTTTACAGGTGCTTTGATCTGTTCGAACAGTTTGCAAAGGTTGGGATAGGTCTGGTGATTGAATACCATAAATCCTGTATCTATATACACGGGTTTTCCATCTTCATCTACAATCACGGTGTTAGTATGACCACCTACATAATCCAGTTGTTCATAAAACGTGATCTCGTCTGCAGGGTGTAGAAAATGTCCGCATCCCATACCGGCTATGCCGGTTCCTATGATTGCTGTTCGTAACATATATTGTGTAAGAATCTTAGTACTGAGTAGGTGGATAATTGTCCGCCTGGCCCCTTCAGGTTGTAATCAAACCCGTGTGTGGCCCAGGGTAGTGAGAGAAAGAAATGTTTAATACCGTTTTCCTGAAGTTTCTTTTCCAGCCTGATGCTATGTTCATACGCTACGAGTACATCATTTTCACCATGAATAAGTAAGGTAGGTACCGTGTTTTTATTGACGAATTCCACGGGGGAGCTGGCCGCATAATTTTCCGGAACAGCACTGTAAGTACCGCCCAGGTAGTTTTCCATTACCTTGCGGGAGTCCATTACCAGTGGACTGGCAGGCAGTGAATAACCCCATACCATATCAGCAGGTCCATAAAAATCTACCACACCTTTCAATCCGGGCACCTGCCCGCGATACGCTGCCAGCAGGGCGATCTGTGCACCTGCAGAACGGCCCATCAGTACAAAATTGTTAGGATCTATTCTCAGTTCTGCTGCATGTGTACGCAGGTAATCTATGGCCAGGGAAACATCTTCTACCGGTGCGGGGCAAATGTTTTGCGGGGCCAGCCTGTAATTGATAGCAGCTACGTGATAACCCTGATTCGCCAGGAAAATATTCAGTTCAGGAAGATCCTGGCTATTCCCGCTACTCCATGATCCGCCATGCACGACTACTACGCAGGGATGATTGCCGGGATGTATGGCAGGGTAGAAGTCCATATGCAGGTTGTTACTGTAAGGCAGGCTTTTGAACGCAACAGGGGCTTCTTTGTAACCTGAGAATAATACAGATAAACTCAGTGGCGTGGAGGCTGATTGATCACCCAGTGCTTTATCCATTGCTTTGGGCAGATGGCTGGCCAGATCGTATGCCCTGAAGAGTGGCGATAGATACAGTACTATAGCAATCAATCCTAATGCTGTTCCTAATGTATTGTACTTGTGTGTGAAAAATCCACTTAGCAATGCCAGGATGGTGATGCTAATGAATACCCATGCTATTTCAGCGGCACCAATAGCGAGTTTCCACAAATTGTAAGTAGGAGCTTTAATGACTGTAAGTAATGAAGTCAGCAGTAAAAGAATAATTAGAATAAGACGGATCATACGGTGTTTTTGCGAAAAAGGTAATGACTGACTATCCATTCATTCCCCTTGTTATAATTCCATAGTTCGGCGCAGGCCATATAAAACAGGCGCCAGTATACCCACCATTTAAGTGCCTGGTCCTTTCCGTAGGTGGCTTCGAACAGTGGCATTATTTCCGCTTTATGATGATCAATGTTGCGCAACCATGCTTCTGCAGTTTTGCCGTAGTGAGTGCCGTTTACATGCCAGTGTTCACTTACAGACAAATGATCGTTAAAGTAGAATAGCAGGTCATCGCCGGGCATCACGCCACCAGTAAAAAAATACCGGCTCATCCAATCGGATTCGTCCTTCACTTCAAAAAGGTAGGTATACTCTTTATGTGTAAAGATATGAATGAACAGCTTTCCTTCTGCTTTTAAAAACGAGGCTACTTTTTTTAATAATTGCTGGTAGTTGCGCATGTGTTCAAACATCTCTACGGATACTACCCTGTCGAAATGCTGGTCCGTATGGA
This window of the Chitinophaga sancti genome carries:
- a CDS encoding DUF1365 domain-containing protein; the encoded protein is MHHRLSPKRHQFSYQVFMFYIDLDEVDYLSGKLRFMSRNRFNLFNFRDQDHLQISTGNVREQLLSYLQQQGITTPVGRIMLLTNLCTFGYQFNPVSFYYCYDIQGHPVCSVVEVCNTFGELKPYLLDNTTRTRKGFRLNTGKYFYVSPFSDLDTQFDFDLGIPGEELNIRIDDCHKNGERFLISTLKGERKPLTDGMLLYYFFSFPLITLKVIWMIHWQALLLWLKKLPYHAKAAHKELQRDLYRPYKS
- a CDS encoding NAD(P)/FAD-dependent oxidoreductase, which codes for MLRTAIIGTGIAGMGCGHFLHPADEITFYEQLDYVGGHTNTVIVDEDGKPVYIDTGFMVFNHQTYPNLCKLFEQIKAPVKKTNMSFSVQHIPSGLEYSGSSINHLFAQRRNIFKPSYIRMLMQIARFNKESVQILNNPQYANYTIGQYIREGGFGDDMLWKYLVPMSSAVWSTPMQQMLDFPAVTLIRFFYNHGFLGLHTQHQWYTLDKGSQSYREILIAPFRDRIHINRKAVKVTRMPDGKVTVYASDGTAQQYDRVILACHGDQALRLLEAPTNMEQQLLSAFKYQYNKAVLHTDEKTMPAKKRAWSAWNYRIEDEQPSTIYWMNRLQGVSEKKNYFVSINPHALLDADKIIKEIDYEHPLFDLAAIAVQADLPQLNANGPVYYCGSYFRYGFHEDAFTSAVNLCSHLLKRTVI
- a CDS encoding alpha/beta hydrolase is translated as MIRLILIILLLLTSLLTVIKAPTYNLWKLAIGAAEIAWVFISITILALLSGFFTHKYNTLGTALGLIAIVLYLSPLFRAYDLASHLPKAMDKALGDQSASTPLSLSVLFSGYKEAPVAFKSLPYSNNLHMDFYPAIHPGNHPCVVVVHGGSWSSGNSQDLPELNIFLANQGYHVAAINYRLAPQNICPAPVEDVSLAIDYLRTHAAELRIDPNNFVLMGRSAGAQIALLAAYRGQVPGLKGVVDFYGPADMVWGYSLPASPLVMDSRKVMENYLGGTYSAVPENYAASSPVEFVNKNTVPTLLIHGENDVLVAYEHSIRLEKKLQENGIKHFFLSLPWATHGFDYNLKGPGGQLSTYSVLRFLHNICYEQQS